The Cellulomonas sp. P24 genome contains a region encoding:
- a CDS encoding helix-turn-helix domain-containing protein: MTRTSVALTTRPDGAAAGAPVEPSAWSRVLAEASARGGTPAQVAARLGLPEPLVCSVLDHAERLGLVTVAGRTCTSSCPTGPTRPATCHGCPLAP, from the coding sequence GTGACCAGGACCTCCGTCGCCCTCACGACACGCCCCGACGGAGCCGCCGCAGGAGCACCCGTCGAGCCGAGCGCCTGGTCACGGGTCCTCGCAGAGGCGTCCGCGCGTGGCGGCACCCCGGCCCAGGTCGCCGCGCGTCTCGGCCTGCCCGAACCCCTCGTCTGTTCCGTCCTCGACCACGCCGAACGGCTCGGCCTCGTCACCGTCGCGGGCCGGACCTGCACGTCGTCCTGCCCCACCGGCCCGACCCGACCCGCCACCTGCCACGGCTGCCCCCTCGCCCCCTGA
- a CDS encoding ferrous iron transporter B, translating to MSCHETGPAPDRSAVATAATSGRVLLVGAPNVGKSTLFNALTGARQRTVNAPGTTVELATGTWQTAGSTPGIPTARARTLVDLPGTYSLLARSADEQVTADSVRELASTPGAGVAVVVLDATALTRSLYLLAQVAATGAPVVVGLTMLDVVTPDSPTAAATPDLLATVLADVLDVPVVPLDSRDRSHGGLVALGDAVDAIARNPRPVRDLPPAADRGSADPVDLGAELARAEVTFAWVERVAAEVAARVGVGVGAEGGVRVGPGVHVGAGPDAGAAVVPGPGAPSTRPSFSDRVDALLLHPWAGIPVFLGVVWLLFELTTTLAAPLVNLIDRLVHGPVEGAVTWALGLVGLGDGWLRGLLVDGLLAGVGTVLTFLPVMAVMFLALGVLEDSGYLARAAFVADRAMRALGLDGRALLPLVVGFGCNLPALAATRTLPNARHRLLTGLLIPLTSCSARLTVYVLLAGAFFPGYAGTAIFLMYVASVALVLGGGLVLRRTAFRDVRPEPLVLVLPAYQRPRLRPLALSVRSRVGAFVAGAGRIIVATMLVVWVLMAIPVAGHHAVGDVPVADSAYGRVASTIAPVLSPAGFGNDHAAAALITGFVAKEVVVGSFAQSYAVAEPGDVARVGSLGDRLRESFAASSGGHGAAAAAAFMVFVLAYTPCVATLAEQRRLFGWRPTLGAVSAQLVTAWLLAVLVFQIGARL from the coding sequence GTGAGCTGCCACGAGACCGGCCCCGCACCGGACCGCAGCGCCGTCGCCACCGCCGCGACGTCCGGCAGGGTCCTCCTCGTCGGTGCCCCGAACGTCGGCAAGTCCACCCTGTTCAACGCCCTGACCGGCGCCCGCCAGCGCACCGTGAACGCCCCCGGCACCACCGTCGAGCTCGCCACCGGCACGTGGCAGACGGCCGGCTCGACACCCGGAATCCCGACGGCCCGCGCACGCACCCTCGTCGACCTGCCCGGGACGTACAGCCTGCTCGCGCGATCGGCCGACGAGCAGGTCACCGCCGACTCCGTCCGCGAGCTCGCCAGCACCCCCGGGGCCGGCGTCGCCGTCGTCGTCCTCGACGCGACCGCACTGACCCGGTCGCTCTACCTGCTCGCCCAGGTCGCCGCGACGGGGGCGCCCGTCGTCGTCGGGCTCACGATGCTCGACGTCGTCACCCCGGACTCGCCGACCGCAGCCGCGACCCCGGACCTGCTCGCGACCGTGCTCGCCGACGTCCTCGACGTGCCGGTCGTGCCCCTCGACTCGCGCGACCGGTCGCACGGTGGGCTCGTCGCCCTCGGCGACGCCGTCGACGCGATCGCCCGGAACCCGCGCCCCGTGCGCGACCTGCCGCCCGCAGCGGACCGGGGGTCGGCGGACCCGGTCGACCTCGGGGCGGAGCTCGCTCGGGCCGAGGTGACGTTCGCCTGGGTCGAGCGCGTCGCGGCGGAGGTCGCCGCACGCGTCGGGGTCGGGGTCGGTGCGGAGGGTGGCGTTCGCGTAGGGCCCGGCGTGCACGTCGGCGCGGGACCGGATGCGGGCGCCGCGGTCGTTCCCGGACCGGGTGCGCCGTCGACCCGGCCGTCGTTCTCCGACCGGGTCGACGCCCTCCTCCTCCACCCGTGGGCCGGGATCCCCGTCTTCCTCGGCGTCGTGTGGCTCCTGTTCGAGCTGACCACCACGCTCGCCGCCCCCCTGGTGAACCTGATCGACAGGCTCGTGCACGGTCCCGTCGAGGGCGCCGTCACCTGGGCGCTCGGGCTCGTCGGGCTCGGCGACGGGTGGCTGCGCGGGCTCCTCGTCGACGGGCTCCTCGCGGGCGTCGGCACCGTGCTGACGTTCCTGCCGGTCATGGCCGTCATGTTCCTGGCGCTCGGCGTGCTCGAGGACTCCGGCTACCTCGCCCGCGCGGCGTTCGTCGCCGACCGTGCGATGCGGGCGCTCGGTCTCGACGGGCGCGCGCTGCTGCCGCTCGTCGTCGGCTTCGGCTGCAACCTGCCGGCCCTCGCCGCGACGCGCACGCTCCCGAACGCACGCCACCGCCTCCTCACCGGGCTGCTCATCCCGCTGACGTCCTGCTCGGCGCGGCTGACCGTCTACGTGCTGCTCGCCGGCGCGTTCTTCCCCGGGTACGCCGGCACCGCGATCTTCCTGATGTACGTCGCGAGCGTCGCCCTGGTGCTCGGCGGCGGTCTGGTGCTGAGGCGGACGGCGTTCCGCGACGTGCGACCCGAGCCGCTCGTGCTCGTCCTGCCGGCGTACCAGCGCCCGCGGCTGCGGCCCCTCGCGCTGTCCGTGCGCTCGCGCGTGGGGGCGTTCGTCGCCGGGGCGGGCCGGATCATCGTCGCGACCATGCTCGTCGTGTGGGTGCTCATGGCGATCCCGGTCGCCGGTCACCACGCGGTCGGTGACGTGCCGGTCGCGGACAGCGCCTACGGGCGGGTGGCGTCGACGATCGCCCCGGTGCTCTCTCCTGCCGGGTTCGGCAACGATCACGCGGCCGCGGCGCTGATCACCGGGTTCGTGGCGAAGGAGGTCGTGGTCGGCTCGTTCGCGCAGTCGTACGCCGTCGCGGAACCCGGAGACGTCGCCCGGGTCGGCAGCCTCGGCGACCGCCTGCGCGAGTCGTTCGCGGCGTCGTCCGGCGGGCACGGCGCGGCAGCGGCCGCGGCGTTCATGGTGTTCGTGCTCGCGTACACGCCGTGCGTCGCGACGCTCGCCGAGCAGCGCCGACTGTTCGGGTGGCGGCCGACCCTCGGCGCGGTCAGCGCCCAGCTCGTGACGGCGTGGCTGCTCGCGGTGCTGGTCTTCCAGATCGGGGCGCGGCTGTGA
- a CDS encoding FeoA family protein, protein MTLRDAPEGTHVRLTGVRLSDDVTLRLHEMGLRPGAIARVTQHAAFGGRVVAVAGSRYAIDSTTADLIDVELLDARTATAPQHVTTGPIDAPAALRP, encoded by the coding sequence ATGACGCTGCGGGACGCTCCGGAGGGCACGCACGTTCGTCTGACCGGCGTCCGCCTGTCCGACGACGTCACGCTCCGGCTGCACGAGATGGGCCTGAGGCCTGGAGCGATCGCGCGCGTGACCCAGCACGCAGCCTTCGGCGGCCGGGTCGTCGCCGTTGCCGGGTCCCGCTACGCGATCGACTCCACCACCGCCGACCTGATCGACGTCGAGCTGCTCGACGCGCGCACGGCCACCGCCCCGCAGCACGTCACGACCGGACCGATCGACGCGCCCGCGGCCCTCCGCCCGTGA
- a CDS encoding YdeI family protein: MRVDNPGTDDLPGLLLPDVAAWREWLVEHHPTAPGVWLVLTKKGGAATLLTYEGALLEALCVGWIDGQGRARDDATSFQRFTPRRARSPWSASNVARADRLTQDGRMLPAGLAQVAAAKADGRWDRAYGGAASMEPPEDLLAALAEQPRAQAWWDVLTSANRFAICYRLQEATRPETRARRLERYVADLAEGRTLHPQKRRPPAT; the protein is encoded by the coding sequence GTGAGAGTCGACAACCCGGGGACGGACGACCTTCCCGGTCTGCTGCTGCCCGACGTGGCCGCGTGGCGCGAGTGGCTCGTCGAGCACCACCCGACGGCTCCAGGGGTCTGGCTGGTGCTCACCAAGAAGGGCGGCGCCGCCACGCTGCTCACCTACGAGGGCGCTCTCCTGGAGGCGCTGTGCGTGGGGTGGATCGACGGGCAGGGTCGCGCGCGCGACGACGCCACGTCCTTCCAGAGGTTCACGCCCCGTCGTGCGCGCAGCCCGTGGTCGGCGAGCAACGTGGCGCGCGCCGATCGTCTGACGCAGGACGGCCGGATGCTGCCGGCCGGTCTCGCCCAGGTGGCGGCGGCCAAGGCCGACGGCCGATGGGACCGAGCGTACGGCGGAGCCGCGAGCATGGAACCGCCTGAGGACCTGCTGGCCGCGCTTGCCGAGCAGCCCCGCGCCCAGGCCTGGTGGGACGTGCTGACGTCCGCCAACCGCTTCGCCATCTGCTACCGCCTTCAGGAGGCCACGAGGCCAGAGACCCGAGCCAGACGACTCGAGCGCTACGTCGCCGACCTCGCCGAGGGGCGCACCCTCCACCCCCAGAAGCGCCGCCCACCCGCCACCTGA
- a CDS encoding MarR family winged helix-turn-helix transcriptional regulator has translation MSTNSTRTNPAHEPPTARPAGSAGSGRSAEAEPSVGSGYWYDDPAVADVVDLLRAVRRFRRADQEMRRRLSADMDMNETDLHAIQLVIEAESRGDHLTPRELARHLAISSASTTKLLDRLTASGHLARAPHPSDRRSLILASTPAAHAEVRDRLTRMHERMAQIARSVPVSSRADVVAFLDALVAELDLEGTGSATSPAVRHTPASKVPSSPSSV, from the coding sequence GTGTCGACGAACAGCACCCGGACGAATCCCGCTCACGAACCCCCGACGGCGCGCCCGGCAGGGTCGGCAGGGTCGGGGCGGTCGGCTGAGGCCGAGCCGTCGGTCGGCTCGGGCTACTGGTACGACGACCCGGCCGTCGCCGACGTCGTCGACCTCCTGCGCGCGGTGCGACGCTTCCGACGCGCCGACCAGGAGATGCGTCGACGCCTGAGCGCCGACATGGACATGAACGAGACCGACCTGCACGCGATCCAGCTCGTCATCGAGGCCGAGAGCCGCGGCGACCACCTCACGCCCCGTGAGCTCGCGCGGCACCTCGCCATCTCGTCGGCGTCCACGACCAAGCTGCTCGACCGGCTCACCGCGTCCGGTCACCTCGCGCGCGCACCCCACCCGTCCGACCGTCGGTCGCTGATCCTCGCGTCGACCCCGGCCGCGCACGCCGAGGTCCGCGACCGGCTCACCCGCATGCACGAGCGCATGGCGCAGATCGCCCGGTCCGTCCCGGTCTCGTCCCGCGCCGACGTCGTCGCGTTCCTCGACGCCCTCGTCGCCGAGCTCGACCTCGAGGGCACCGGATCAGCGACCTCTCCGGCGGTCCGTCACACGCCAGCATCGAAGGTCCCGAGCAGTCCGTCCTCCGTCTGA
- the trxA gene encoding thioredoxin codes for MASRVVACPSCGTKNRVPAAAAGHPRCASCKTTLPWIADATDVDLSAALDTHQLVLLDLWAPWCAPCRMVAPVLEKLAGRFAGQVKVVKVNVDHNPATASRFDASSIPTLVLLRDGAVVRRIVGAQPEPVLTREVEQALTQA; via the coding sequence ATGGCCTCACGAGTCGTCGCGTGCCCGTCCTGCGGGACGAAGAACCGGGTCCCTGCCGCTGCCGCCGGACATCCGCGCTGCGCGTCGTGCAAGACGACGCTGCCGTGGATCGCGGATGCCACGGACGTCGATCTGAGCGCGGCGCTGGACACCCACCAGCTGGTGCTGCTGGACCTGTGGGCGCCGTGGTGCGCGCCGTGCCGGATGGTCGCGCCGGTGCTGGAGAAGCTGGCGGGCCGGTTCGCCGGTCAGGTGAAGGTCGTCAAGGTGAACGTGGACCACAACCCGGCGACCGCGTCGAGGTTCGACGCGAGCAGCATCCCGACGCTGGTCCTGCTGCGCGACGGTGCGGTCGTGCGTCGGATCGTCGGCGCGCAACCCGAACCCGTCCTCACCCGCGAGGTCGAGCAGGCACTCACCCAGGCCTGA
- a CDS encoding DUF4232 domain-containing protein: MNGREEEDVRALLAGFDAGPVPELDVDAIMRGGRRYRRRHTVYRGVATLAAVAVVGGVFVAGAQLARHRVALPATTSSAPVPSPSATAVGTTCTAAELIAEQTSSGAGMSQPFAIITVTNRGSRACTLTGYPTITAASGTEIQPTGTSPGPLTDEPISVTNGALNAVADPGPSTLTIAPGGHAWFALGTATAYDGPVVTLGRISVSLDGSSAPGAGALTIPVDLAAGAPAGKPFGIKVTAYAPGTYSTDQPPSSSTTAGTPAKGSATGSGVAQACLISDLRLGLSGKAHSTQQYVMTLDATNISLSPCSLTGFPGFELVGPLSNGSTTYDPVRQSTTYSKVVLAPGATAHAAFTTLPGPDVCDQGTPWVPTSVTVILPDATTPTSVPWPGGSVDDCQGGATHPGTYIGPFTAGS, from the coding sequence GTGAACGGGCGCGAGGAGGAGGACGTCCGCGCACTGCTCGCCGGGTTCGACGCCGGACCGGTGCCGGAGCTGGACGTGGACGCGATCATGCGGGGCGGACGGCGCTACCGGCGCCGGCACACGGTGTACCGCGGGGTCGCGACCCTGGCGGCGGTGGCCGTGGTCGGTGGGGTGTTCGTCGCCGGAGCGCAGCTCGCGCGCCACCGGGTCGCGTTGCCGGCGACCACGTCGAGCGCGCCGGTACCGTCGCCGTCGGCCACCGCGGTCGGCACGACGTGCACCGCGGCGGAGCTGATCGCCGAACAGACGTCCAGCGGCGCGGGGATGAGCCAGCCGTTCGCGATCATCACCGTGACCAACAGAGGCAGTCGCGCGTGCACGCTCACGGGCTACCCCACGATCACCGCGGCGTCGGGCACCGAGATCCAGCCGACCGGCACGTCGCCCGGACCGTTGACCGACGAGCCGATCTCCGTCACGAACGGCGCATTGAACGCCGTGGCGGATCCGGGGCCGAGCACGCTCACGATCGCGCCCGGAGGCCATGCGTGGTTCGCCCTCGGGACCGCCACGGCGTACGACGGCCCGGTGGTCACCCTCGGTCGGATCAGCGTCAGCCTCGACGGCTCGAGCGCGCCGGGCGCGGGTGCGCTCACGATCCCGGTTGACCTCGCTGCAGGCGCCCCGGCGGGGAAGCCGTTCGGCATCAAGGTCACCGCCTACGCGCCCGGGACGTACTCGACGGATCAGCCCCCGTCCTCGTCGACGACGGCGGGGACGCCTGCGAAGGGCAGTGCCACCGGCAGCGGCGTCGCGCAGGCGTGCCTGATCAGCGACCTTCGGCTCGGCCTGAGCGGGAAGGCGCACAGCACCCAGCAGTACGTCATGACGCTGGACGCCACCAACATCAGCCTGTCGCCCTGCAGCCTGACCGGGTTCCCGGGGTTCGAGCTGGTCGGCCCGCTGTCGAACGGGTCGACCACGTACGACCCCGTCCGCCAGTCCACCACGTACTCGAAGGTGGTCCTCGCCCCCGGTGCGACCGCGCACGCCGCCTTCACGACGTTGCCCGGCCCTGACGTCTGCGACCAGGGCACCCCGTGGGTCCCCACCAGCGTCACGGTGATCCTGCCTGACGCGACGACGCCCACCTCGGTCCCCTGGCCGGGAGGCTCGGTGGACGACTGCCAGGGCGGTGCCACCCACCCCGGGACCTACATCGGCCCCTTCACCGCCGGCAGCTGA
- a CDS encoding L-threonylcarbamoyladenylate synthase, protein MAKFFDVHPVNPQPRSIAQVVAILRDGGLIAYPTDSCYALGCMMSSHTGADRIRAIRHLDERHHFTIVCADFAQLGQLVHLDNAPFRAIKAATPGPYTFILPATKEVPRRLAHPKKKTIGVRIPDHPLVRALLRELGEPLLSSTLLLPGADEPMTEGWLVKDELDHVVDAVIDAGDCGTEPTTVVDWSEGAPEVVRVGAGDPSRFE, encoded by the coding sequence ATGGCCAAGTTCTTCGACGTGCACCCGGTGAACCCGCAACCGCGGTCGATCGCGCAGGTGGTCGCGATCCTGCGCGACGGCGGGCTCATCGCGTACCCGACGGACTCGTGCTACGCGCTCGGCTGCATGATGAGCAGCCACACCGGCGCCGATCGCATCCGGGCCATCCGGCACCTCGACGAGCGGCACCACTTCACGATCGTCTGCGCAGACTTCGCGCAGCTCGGCCAGCTCGTGCACCTCGACAACGCGCCGTTCCGGGCGATCAAGGCCGCGACCCCGGGCCCGTACACGTTCATCCTCCCGGCGACCAAGGAGGTGCCGCGTCGCCTCGCGCACCCGAAGAAGAAGACGATCGGCGTGCGGATCCCGGATCATCCCCTGGTCCGGGCGCTGCTGCGCGAGCTCGGTGAGCCGTTGCTGTCGAGCACGCTCCTGCTGCCGGGTGCGGACGAGCCGATGACCGAGGGCTGGCTGGTCAAGGACGAGCTCGACCACGTGGTCGACGCGGTGATCGACGCGGGTGACTGCGGGACCGAGCCGACGACGGTCGTCGACTGGTCGGAGGGTGCGCCGGAGGTCGTCCGGGTGGGTGCGGGGGACCCGTCGCGCTTCGAGTGA
- a CDS encoding elongation factor G: MGTATTPRIRNVALVGHSGSGKTTLTEALLLRSGVLTRAGRVEEGTTVSDHEPEEIARGISLSLAIAPFEWTAPDGETYKINLLDTPGYADFGGAVDAALAVADVAVLVVSAVDGVEAGTEVAWEQCAALGIPRIVFVTKEDKARADFQRVLAELRAAFGSGIVPLELPLGEAESLHGVADVLSDQGLEYDATGHHHDEALSADVAAVEHDLHEEIAEEIVSGDDEQLERYLSGDVPSATDLERSLAHEVRDCLEFPVVLGSAISGVGVDRLADFLCELAPSPADRPRAVTIGDSEVQVAADPAGDPLVYVFRTVADPFVGQVSLFKVLSGTVSAEDHLVNTTTGTAERVHGLFTLRGKEHLPTDAVVAGDLAAVAKLAASPTGSALARTATPVRVVGPAPRPTPFALALRPLTQSDDDKLSGSLARLVAEDPTLAVDRTGSPGEPGQTVLRGAGDMHLAVALERLARKFGVNVATEPVRIAYRETIARATQAEGKVKKQSGGHGQFAVAQLKVEPTPRGSGFEFVDKIVGGSIPRHYLPAVERGIVEAMASGGLHGFPVVDVRVECIDGKFHAVDSSDMAFKTAAAHGLREALTAAGTVVLEPVSAVTVTVPATLQGEVLGDLSSRRGRITGTSSLPDGRSAITALVPESELSRYVLDLRSLTGGRGEFAAAHDHYEPLPDTSTLPTRS, encoded by the coding sequence ATGGGAACGGCAACGACGCCGAGGATCCGCAACGTCGCCCTGGTGGGCCACAGCGGGAGCGGCAAGACCACGCTCACCGAGGCGCTGCTGCTCAGATCCGGGGTCCTGACGCGAGCGGGCCGGGTCGAGGAGGGCACGACCGTCTCCGACCACGAGCCGGAGGAGATCGCCCGCGGCATCTCCCTGTCGCTCGCGATCGCACCGTTCGAGTGGACGGCGCCCGACGGCGAGACCTACAAGATCAACCTGCTGGACACCCCCGGCTACGCCGACTTCGGCGGTGCGGTGGACGCCGCGCTCGCCGTGGCCGACGTCGCCGTGCTCGTGGTGAGCGCGGTCGACGGCGTCGAGGCCGGCACCGAGGTCGCATGGGAGCAGTGCGCCGCGCTCGGCATCCCGCGGATCGTCTTCGTGACCAAGGAGGACAAGGCCCGCGCGGACTTCCAGCGTGTGCTGGCCGAGCTCCGGGCGGCGTTCGGCTCCGGGATCGTCCCGCTCGAGCTCCCGCTCGGCGAGGCCGAGTCGCTGCACGGTGTCGCGGACGTCCTCTCCGACCAGGGGCTCGAGTACGACGCGACCGGCCACCACCATGACGAGGCGTTGTCGGCCGACGTGGCGGCGGTCGAGCACGACCTGCACGAGGAGATCGCCGAGGAGATCGTCTCCGGCGACGACGAGCAGCTCGAGCGCTACCTCTCGGGCGACGTGCCCTCGGCGACGGACCTCGAGCGCTCGCTCGCGCACGAGGTGCGTGACTGCCTCGAGTTCCCCGTCGTCCTCGGCTCGGCGATCAGCGGTGTCGGGGTCGACCGTCTCGCGGACTTCCTGTGCGAGCTCGCACCCTCGCCCGCGGACCGGCCCCGTGCCGTGACGATCGGCGACTCCGAGGTGCAGGTCGCGGCCGACCCCGCGGGTGACCCGCTCGTGTACGTCTTCCGCACGGTCGCCGACCCGTTCGTCGGGCAGGTCTCGCTGTTCAAGGTGCTCTCCGGGACGGTCTCCGCCGAGGACCACCTGGTCAACACGACGACCGGTACCGCGGAGCGCGTGCACGGGCTCTTCACGTTGCGCGGCAAGGAGCACCTGCCCACCGACGCGGTCGTCGCGGGTGACCTCGCCGCCGTCGCCAAGCTCGCCGCCAGCCCGACCGGCTCGGCGCTCGCACGCACCGCGACGCCCGTGCGTGTCGTCGGCCCGGCCCCGCGTCCCACCCCGTTCGCGCTCGCGCTCCGGCCGCTCACCCAGTCCGACGACGACAAGCTCTCGGGTTCGCTCGCGCGGCTCGTCGCCGAGGACCCCACGCTCGCCGTCGACCGGACGGGCAGCCCCGGGGAGCCCGGGCAGACCGTCCTGCGCGGTGCGGGTGACATGCACCTCGCGGTGGCGCTCGAGCGGCTTGCGCGGAAGTTCGGCGTCAACGTCGCGACGGAGCCCGTCCGGATCGCCTACCGGGAGACCATCGCGCGAGCGACGCAGGCCGAGGGCAAGGTCAAGAAGCAGTCGGGTGGCCACGGCCAGTTCGCGGTCGCGCAGCTCAAGGTCGAGCCGACACCGCGAGGGTCCGGGTTCGAGTTCGTCGACAAGATCGTCGGCGGGTCCATCCCGCGGCACTACCTTCCGGCGGTCGAGCGGGGCATCGTCGAGGCGATGGCGTCGGGTGGCCTGCACGGCTTCCCGGTCGTCGACGTCCGGGTCGAGTGCATCGACGGGAAGTTCCACGCCGTCGACTCCTCCGACATGGCCTTCAAGACGGCTGCCGCTCACGGTCTCCGCGAGGCGCTCACCGCCGCCGGGACCGTCGTCCTGGAGCCGGTCTCCGCGGTGACGGTCACGGTGCCCGCCACCCTCCAGGGCGAGGTCCTGGGCGACCTCTCCTCGCGGCGCGGGCGCATCACCGGGACGAGCTCGCTTCCCGACGGCCGCAGCGCGATCACGGCGCTCGTCCCCGAGTCCGAGCTCAGCCGCTACGTCCTCGACCTCCGCTCCCTGACAGGTGGCCGCGGCGAGTTCGCCGCCGCCCACGACCACTACGAGCCCCTCCCCGACACCTCCACCCTCCCCACCCGCTCCTGA
- a CDS encoding SigE family RNA polymerase sigma factor: MKTTANSVSIEVDDGGDAGFRAFALNERARLYRLALALTADPGVAEDLVQTALMRTYARWRRVAGQDPAAYAARIVVNANIDRWRRQRGREHLTPSAPERSNADPAAGVVERDAVLRAMAALSARERRVVALRFLLDLSEQETAHELGWPLGTVKSVTHRAMGKLRASTHLLQWAEETP; this comes from the coding sequence GTGAAGACGACGGCGAACTCGGTGTCGATCGAGGTGGACGACGGTGGTGACGCCGGATTCCGCGCGTTCGCGCTGAACGAGAGGGCCCGGTTGTACCGGTTGGCGTTGGCGCTGACCGCGGACCCGGGGGTGGCGGAGGACCTGGTGCAGACGGCATTGATGCGTACCTATGCCCGATGGCGTCGGGTGGCCGGTCAAGACCCGGCCGCCTACGCCGCGCGGATCGTGGTGAATGCGAACATCGACAGGTGGCGGCGGCAACGCGGTCGGGAGCACCTGACCCCGTCGGCCCCGGAGAGGTCGAACGCCGATCCGGCAGCCGGGGTCGTCGAGCGCGACGCGGTTCTGCGCGCGATGGCGGCGTTGAGCGCGCGGGAGCGTCGGGTCGTGGCGCTGAGGTTCCTGCTCGACCTGTCCGAGCAGGAGACCGCTCATGAGCTCGGCTGGCCGCTCGGCACCGTCAAGAGCGTGACGCACCGGGCGATGGGCAAGCTGCGTGCCAGCACCCATCTGCTGCAGTGGGCGGAGGAGACCCCGTGA